Proteins encoded within one genomic window of Rossellomorea vietnamensis:
- a CDS encoding VanZ family protein, translating into MKELWSAFGWVLPIMIFVTVTLIFAISFWKKRRGKGSWLNLLPVLFTCISIGGICLITLTPLENVSEGSVNFDPFSNLKLNLLYRNHLDVPIRNLLANIILFIPFTFFLAWWMRQSKQLILMVTFLGGIFSFGIELAQYYLHLGRATDIDDWMMNTMGSFIGGILFVIARYIYTLLKINKKIK; encoded by the coding sequence ATGAAAGAGTTATGGAGCGCATTTGGCTGGGTGCTTCCGATAATGATCTTTGTGACGGTTACCCTTATCTTTGCGATCTCCTTTTGGAAGAAAAGAAGGGGTAAGGGCAGCTGGCTGAACTTACTCCCTGTATTATTTACATGTATTTCAATCGGTGGCATCTGTCTGATCACCTTGACTCCATTGGAAAACGTTTCAGAGGGATCAGTGAATTTCGATCCTTTCTCCAATTTAAAGTTGAATCTGTTGTACCGTAATCATTTGGATGTACCAATCCGTAATCTCCTTGCCAATATTATATTGTTTATTCCCTTCACCTTTTTTCTTGCCTGGTGGATGAGACAATCCAAACAATTAATATTGATGGTCACTTTCCTTGGGGGGATCTTTTCATTTGGAATTGAGTTGGCTCAATACTACTTGCATTTAGGAAGAGCAACGGATATTGATGATTGGATGATGAACACAATGGGATCATTTATAGGCGGCATTCTGTTCGTCATCGCCCGCTATATCTATACATTGTTGAAAATCAATAAGAAAATCAAGTAA
- a CDS encoding HAD family hydrolase, producing the protein MKAAMIFDMDGTLFQTDRILEASLHDTFQLLRDEEMWEGDTPLEKYREIMGVPLSDVWRTLLPLHPLQTHERVNEVFQDKLIQNILDGMGALYPHTEDLLAYLSERGFPIFVASNGYPRYLEAIVEYYGLDRWILSCYSIEDIDSEDKGELIRKVKVDHNLSHGIVIGDRRSDFKGAEANEFLSIGCAFDFSQENELHEADIVVGELIEIREYLEKVK; encoded by the coding sequence ATGAAAGCAGCAATGATTTTTGATATGGATGGTACATTATTTCAAACAGACCGCATTCTTGAGGCTTCACTTCATGATACATTCCAATTACTTAGAGATGAAGAAATGTGGGAGGGGGATACACCTCTCGAAAAATATAGAGAAATAATGGGTGTCCCCCTTTCTGATGTGTGGAGGACCCTATTGCCCCTGCATCCCTTGCAGACACATGAAAGAGTAAATGAAGTATTTCAGGATAAATTGATTCAAAACATATTGGATGGAATGGGCGCCCTCTATCCCCATACAGAGGACCTCTTAGCCTATTTGTCCGAAAGGGGATTTCCGATTTTTGTGGCAAGTAACGGCTATCCACGTTATCTGGAGGCAATCGTGGAATATTACGGGTTGGATCGATGGATCTTATCCTGCTATAGTATTGAGGATATTGACTCTGAGGATAAGGGTGAACTCATTCGGAAAGTGAAGGTGGATCACAATCTCAGTCACGGAATTGTGATCGGAGACAGACGATCTGACTTTAAAGGAGCCGAGGCGAATGAGTTCCTCTCCATCGGATGTGCTTTTGATTTTTCTCAGGAAAATGAGTTACATGAAGCAGACATCGTGGTCGGTGAATTGATTGAAATCAGAGAATATTTAGAGAAGGTGAAATGA
- a CDS encoding NUDIX hydrolase yields the protein MEEEKLAIFNENGDRLGVTSRSEVHAKGYWHETFHCWFVHYDEDLKETFIYFQLRSDDKKDFPGLLDITAAGHILSDEKIEDGVREVHEELGIKVKFEELEDLGVVKGELIQENMIDREHTNVFLYTKPVSYEEFQLQTEEVSGILRSSLSDFKSLIQHDKAEIELEGFVVTKDGVKNDISKKAGYHHFVPHERPYLIEIIDRIEQKM from the coding sequence GTGGAGGAGGAAAAACTGGCCATTTTTAATGAGAATGGAGATAGGTTAGGGGTCACGAGCCGTTCGGAGGTGCACGCGAAGGGTTACTGGCATGAGACCTTTCACTGCTGGTTTGTTCATTATGACGAGGATTTGAAGGAAACTTTCATCTATTTTCAGCTAAGAAGTGACGATAAGAAGGATTTTCCCGGTCTTTTGGATATTACGGCCGCCGGACATATTTTGTCCGATGAGAAGATTGAAGACGGTGTGAGGGAAGTCCATGAAGAGTTGGGAATCAAGGTCAAATTTGAGGAATTGGAGGATCTGGGGGTGGTAAAAGGGGAACTCATTCAAGAAAATATGATAGACAGGGAGCATACCAATGTATTCCTCTATACCAAGCCGGTCTCATACGAGGAATTTCAGCTTCAGACGGAGGAAGTTTCAGGTATTTTACGTTCAAGCCTGTCCGATTTCAAATCGCTTATTCAACATGATAAAGCAGAAATCGAACTGGAAGGATTTGTTGTCACTAAAGATGGGGTGAAGAACGATATCAGCAAAAAGGCCGGTTATCATCATTTCGTCCCTCATGAAAGGCCCTACCTTATCGAAATCATCGATCGAATAGAACAGAAAATGTAA
- a CDS encoding tryptophan--tRNA ligase, with amino-acid sequence MKKQVLTGIKPTGRIHLGNYIGAIKPALGLAENQSYNTAYFVADYHGLTKIHDPIEMKELSYGVAAAWLALGLNPDSAIFYRQSDVPEIFELSWILSCFAPKGLLNRSHAYKSMVEENKESGRNVDAGVNMGLFTYPILMAADILLFQTELVPVGKDQIQHVEIARDIAESFNNQYGETFVIPEYVIQEETAVLPGLDGRKMSKSYNNTIPLFEEPKKLQKLINKIKTDSSLPEEPKDPDDSIIFGLYKEFATTDQSEKMRRRFQQGIGWGEAKKELFDVMNSFIEVPRSEYEDLLNNWDRLDAILLNGATKARKKTIPFMKEIKRKIGLYH; translated from the coding sequence ATGAAAAAACAAGTTCTGACTGGTATCAAGCCAACTGGCCGTATACATTTGGGGAATTATATTGGTGCGATTAAACCGGCTTTGGGATTGGCGGAGAACCAATCATATAACACCGCTTATTTTGTTGCGGATTATCATGGTTTAACAAAAATCCATGATCCCATTGAAATGAAGGAACTTTCTTATGGGGTGGCGGCAGCGTGGTTAGCGTTAGGGTTGAATCCTGATTCAGCGATTTTTTACCGTCAATCTGATGTGCCTGAAATCTTTGAGCTGAGCTGGATTCTTTCTTGTTTTGCACCAAAAGGATTATTAAACCGGTCTCACGCATATAAATCAATGGTTGAAGAAAATAAAGAAAGCGGGAGAAATGTTGATGCTGGAGTCAATATGGGATTATTTACGTATCCCATTTTAATGGCTGCGGATATCCTCCTTTTTCAAACCGAGTTGGTCCCTGTCGGAAAAGATCAAATACAGCATGTGGAAATTGCCAGAGACATAGCTGAAAGCTTTAACAATCAATATGGAGAAACATTTGTCATCCCTGAATACGTCATCCAGGAAGAAACGGCCGTTCTACCTGGACTGGACGGCCGCAAGATGAGTAAAAGTTATAATAACACCATTCCTTTATTTGAAGAACCAAAAAAGCTTCAAAAATTGATCAATAAAATCAAAACGGATTCTTCACTTCCTGAAGAACCTAAGGATCCTGACGATTCAATCATTTTTGGTCTTTACAAAGAATTTGCAACCACTGATCAATCGGAAAAAATGAGAAGGAGATTTCAACAAGGAATAGGCTGGGGGGAAGCGAAGAAAGAACTTTTCGACGTAATGAATTCATTCATCGAAGTACCAAGGTCGGAATATGAAGACCTATTGAACAATTGGGATAGACTGGATGCCATCTTACTGAATGGAGCCACAAAAGCACGAAAAAAAACAATCCCATTCATGAAAGAGATTAAAAGGAAAATAGGATTGTATCATTGA
- a CDS encoding metal-dependent hydrolase, which yields MNGTAHMAIGAATGFIVANSFGSGPGATAALVAIGGISGLIPDLDIDGKLSNKVTFSPKMIRSVAQIIGFLMMVYSYLEGSGKERWLGIGYGGGMMLLTSFITQRRMLMITGIGVTACGWQLNEIWLWLLGIYIFIASFVSHRSYTHSVMGLIYYAIIARYLETSILIDGVFEACVIGYASHLIADMKFLPFNKRGIKLFLPLSSKEI from the coding sequence TTGAACGGCACAGCGCACATGGCAATTGGAGCAGCAACAGGTTTTATCGTGGCGAACTCATTTGGATCCGGCCCGGGTGCGACAGCCGCACTTGTAGCAATCGGCGGGATATCCGGACTCATACCTGATTTGGATATTGATGGAAAGCTTAGTAACAAAGTTACTTTCTCCCCCAAAATGATCAGGTCGGTGGCGCAAATCATCGGCTTTCTCATGATGGTGTACAGCTATCTTGAAGGCAGTGGGAAAGAACGGTGGCTTGGGATTGGCTATGGGGGAGGAATGATGTTACTCACAAGCTTCATCACCCAGAGAAGAATGCTGATGATTACCGGCATAGGTGTGACGGCATGTGGATGGCAATTAAATGAAATATGGTTATGGTTACTGGGCATCTATATATTTATTGCTTCCTTCGTGTCACATCGCAGTTATACCCACTCTGTAATGGGGTTAATATACTATGCTATCATCGCTCGTTATCTCGAGACTTCTATCCTGATTGATGGAGTATTTGAAGCATGTGTCATCGGATATGCGAGTCATTTGATCGCGGATATGAAGTTTCTCCCTTTTAATAAGAGAGGTATTAAGCTCTTCCTTCCTCTTTCGTCAAAAGAAATCTAA
- a CDS encoding Ger(x)C family spore germination protein — MNNKITKFMIILLMLALSGCTGSKNIQDLTYIVAIGLDYDEIKDEYTAYIQGLNFANVAKQEGSRSTDPIPTFVGSAKGKTLNIAVSNLYKVSRPPLFFGHTKTLVLSKNLLKYKFKEVLEDVGRNRSLRPSLELFVTDTNIEDIFSAKGLFDYPPVYTVLLTEEKSEGIENDIDSTSLMHFLREYYEPMGTALIPNIAIDRQSWHADEEVASLYLDGYSVFQDETFKGEISASESMTVDWLQNKKNSLDYALYEEGEVLSTFKLTADEPKVKYHEDHANFPKFSLEVSVEAELLEKINDMPLKDLQANLQKSLEEKITKTYQLGFEKKMDLFDVGERWYRSHPEKFNDLENDGDRFYLSDNSLKKVNVKVEIKHFNAYRYIKETR; from the coding sequence ATGAACAACAAGATAACTAAATTCATGATCATTCTTTTGATGCTTGCTTTATCGGGTTGTACTGGATCAAAAAACATCCAGGACTTAACCTATATTGTCGCAATTGGTTTGGATTATGATGAAATAAAAGATGAATATACTGCATACATCCAGGGATTGAATTTTGCAAATGTCGCGAAGCAGGAGGGAAGCAGATCAACTGATCCGATCCCGACCTTTGTAGGCTCTGCCAAAGGGAAAACCTTGAACATAGCAGTCAGTAACTTATATAAAGTATCGAGACCGCCATTATTTTTTGGACACACCAAAACGCTTGTCTTGTCCAAGAATCTATTGAAGTATAAATTCAAAGAAGTATTAGAGGACGTTGGCAGAAACCGTTCCCTGCGGCCCAGCCTCGAACTGTTTGTAACAGATACGAATATTGAAGATATTTTTAGTGCGAAGGGATTATTTGATTACCCGCCTGTATACACGGTTCTCCTGACCGAAGAAAAATCAGAGGGAATCGAAAATGACATCGATTCAACGAGCTTGATGCACTTCTTAAGGGAATATTATGAACCGATGGGTACTGCGCTGATTCCAAATATAGCAATCGACCGTCAATCATGGCATGCAGATGAGGAAGTAGCTTCTCTCTATTTAGATGGATATAGCGTCTTTCAAGATGAAACATTCAAAGGGGAAATTTCGGCGAGTGAATCCATGACTGTGGACTGGCTTCAGAATAAGAAAAATTCACTCGATTATGCCTTATATGAAGAGGGTGAGGTCCTGTCGACATTTAAATTAACAGCAGATGAACCGAAAGTGAAATATCATGAAGATCATGCGAATTTCCCGAAATTTTCGTTGGAAGTAAGCGTGGAAGCTGAATTGTTAGAAAAGATAAATGATATGCCTCTCAAAGATTTACAGGCTAATCTTCAAAAATCGTTAGAAGAAAAGATTACGAAGACTTATCAACTTGGTTTCGAGAAGAAGATGGATCTATTCGATGTGGGTGAACGGTGGTATCGTTCCCATCCTGAAAAGTTCAATGATTTGGAAAATGATGGTGACAGATTTTACCTATCAGACAATTCACTAAAAAAAGTAAATGTGAAAGTTGAGATCAAACATTTCAATGCCTACCGATATATAAAAGAAACGAGATAA
- the cls gene encoding cardiolipin synthase — protein MLKKIIIAMMAVTAISVVLILIMQWDVKQGVKNYTRTHPMTETLSSNASIDVYNTGKSFYQNLFKDIESAEQYVWIHFFIIRDDEVSQEFFDVLTKKAQTGVDVRLSVDFLGSDIQKKSIKRLEKAGVKVTKSRPIKFKNIFYSLHHRNHRRLISIDESIAYIGGFNMGDEYLGKDPKLGYWRDYHIRLAGDAGKEVYKQFKKDWTEDGGESIKSAPRPYTSASSEGTVHFIFSTGDPLIERTIDWINEAETSVTITTPYFIPNSKLITALKDAVKRGVEVNILVPDNTDAWFTKPVSYRIEKSLLEEGVKLYLYQKGFFHGKVMVVDHAWADVGTANWDPRSFYLNDESNCIIRDEKVAKHLESLIENDMKDSEKLTMEAFDELPSWEKALQKTPPWLYYYF, from the coding sequence GTGTTGAAGAAAATAATAATAGCCATGATGGCCGTGACTGCGATATCCGTGGTATTGATTCTTATCATGCAATGGGATGTAAAACAAGGTGTGAAAAACTATACGAGAACCCACCCGATGACAGAAACCCTTTCAAGTAATGCTTCAATTGACGTTTATAATACAGGAAAAAGCTTTTATCAAAACCTTTTTAAGGATATTGAGTCCGCTGAACAATATGTTTGGATCCACTTCTTTATCATTCGGGATGACGAAGTCTCTCAAGAGTTTTTTGATGTATTGACGAAAAAAGCTCAAACGGGTGTGGATGTCCGTCTATCTGTTGACTTTCTTGGGTCAGATATTCAGAAAAAGTCCATCAAGAGGCTGGAAAAGGCCGGAGTAAAGGTTACGAAAAGCAGACCCATTAAATTTAAGAATATTTTCTATTCCCTTCACCATCGGAACCATCGCAGGCTTATTTCCATTGATGAAAGCATTGCCTATATTGGAGGATTCAACATGGGGGATGAATATCTCGGAAAAGATCCAAAGCTTGGCTACTGGAGGGACTACCATATTCGGTTGGCCGGCGATGCGGGGAAAGAAGTATATAAGCAGTTCAAAAAAGATTGGACAGAGGACGGTGGCGAGAGTATAAAGAGTGCTCCTCGACCATACACGTCAGCAAGCTCTGAAGGCACTGTTCATTTCATTTTTTCTACTGGAGATCCTCTTATTGAAAGAACCATTGACTGGATAAATGAAGCAGAAACGAGTGTGACCATCACAACGCCATATTTTATCCCCAACAGTAAGCTTATCACCGCATTGAAAGATGCAGTGAAGAGAGGGGTCGAGGTGAATATCCTTGTACCGGATAATACGGATGCCTGGTTCACCAAACCCGTTAGTTACAGAATAGAAAAGAGCCTTTTAGAAGAAGGAGTGAAATTATATCTGTATCAGAAGGGGTTTTTTCACGGTAAGGTGATGGTTGTAGATCATGCATGGGCCGATGTAGGGACAGCCAATTGGGATCCGCGCAGCTTTTACTTAAATGATGAGAGCAACTGCATCATTCGGGACGAAAAAGTGGCGAAACATTTGGAATCCCTAATTGAAAATGATATGAAGGATAGTGAAAAGCTGACCATGGAAGCTTTCGATGAGCTGCCCTCCTGGGAAAAAGCCTTACAAAAGACACCCCCCTGGCTTTATTATTACTTCTAG
- a CDS encoding spore germination protein — MKKAPKEKTTSKESKGATLAELRELFSHSQDLLIKAHFFNGTETTIVYFDSLVDRHYLDQYIFPKVKETSHVTFVEKIKSLFQTDEITQGSIEEWSSALFSGFVLLFVEERVISIHAGNLPKRLPEESSLETSIRGPKDGFVEDLNTNISLIRRRLFTPSLCVEKYKIGTRSHTEVAILYLDDVIDKSVLNELYTRLDKIDIDVLTGNQHLESLIDDNPYSIFTSFDYTGRPDFIVDSLNQGRFALIVDGFPTISLAPVNLLMQIKSPEDSSINYVYVSLERVIRMVGILISAFLPGIWVAFSAYNIEQIPYLLVATISMSRFGLPLSAPVEMFIVLFLFEFFNEAGVRLPRAIGQTVSVLGGLIVGDAAIRAGMTSPTMLVIGAITYISSFTLVNQSLKYGTTVLRFLVLLVSTFFGLFGVVMIFILTVLYLSTLSSFGAPYLGTVAPIGWNEAIRSFLRMPIQFYKQRTSSTNPVDQTRKGNHPNEQQDN, encoded by the coding sequence ATGAAGAAAGCCCCTAAAGAAAAGACAACAAGTAAGGAATCCAAAGGAGCAACCCTGGCAGAATTGAGGGAATTATTCTCACATAGTCAGGATTTATTGATCAAGGCCCATTTCTTTAATGGGACGGAAACGACCATCGTTTATTTTGATAGTCTCGTGGATCGGCATTATTTAGATCAATATATTTTTCCAAAGGTTAAAGAAACCTCCCATGTAACCTTCGTTGAAAAAATCAAGAGTTTGTTTCAGACAGATGAAATCACACAGGGCTCGATTGAAGAATGGTCTTCCGCTCTATTTTCAGGGTTTGTCCTTCTCTTTGTTGAAGAAAGGGTTATTTCCATCCACGCAGGAAATTTACCGAAAAGATTACCGGAAGAATCATCTTTGGAAACTTCGATCCGGGGACCTAAAGACGGATTCGTGGAAGATTTGAATACGAATATTTCTTTAATCAGAAGGAGATTGTTCACCCCCTCCCTATGTGTAGAAAAATATAAGATTGGAACAAGGTCACATACTGAAGTAGCGATTTTGTATCTGGATGATGTTATCGATAAGAGTGTGCTGAATGAATTATACACAAGGCTTGATAAGATAGACATCGACGTATTGACGGGGAATCAGCATCTTGAATCACTTATTGATGATAATCCTTATTCAATATTTACAAGTTTCGACTACACAGGAAGACCGGATTTCATCGTCGACTCGTTAAATCAGGGAAGGTTTGCACTGATTGTCGATGGTTTTCCGACTATTTCTTTGGCTCCGGTCAATTTATTGATGCAAATTAAGTCTCCGGAAGACTCAAGCATCAATTATGTGTACGTGTCCCTTGAAAGAGTCATAAGGATGGTGGGAATATTAATTTCTGCATTCTTACCTGGGATTTGGGTGGCTTTCTCTGCCTATAACATTGAACAAATCCCTTATCTGCTTGTGGCAACCATCTCCATGTCTCGTTTCGGACTGCCTCTGTCAGCACCGGTGGAAATGTTCATTGTCCTGTTTTTATTCGAGTTCTTCAATGAAGCGGGTGTACGTCTTCCGAGGGCAATCGGACAAACCGTGTCGGTATTGGGAGGGTTGATTGTAGGGGATGCGGCTATCAGGGCAGGCATGACATCACCAACCATGCTGGTCATTGGTGCCATTACATATATATCTTCCTTCACCCTCGTCAATCAATCCTTGAAATATGGGACGACGGTACTCAGGTTCCTTGTATTACTGGTAAGTACGTTCTTTGGCTTGTTTGGTGTTGTCATGATCTTCATCCTGACGGTCCTTTATTTATCCACCCTCTCATCTTTCGGTGCACCTTATTTAGGGACGGTTGCTCCTATTGGATGGAACGAAGCCATACGATCCTTTCTAAGGATGCCAATCCAGTTCTATAAGCAGCGAACGTCTTCCACTAATCCCGTAGACCAAACGAGGAAAGGTAATCATCCAAATGAACAACAAGATAACTAA
- the selB gene encoding selenocysteine-specific translation elongation factor codes for MRKDHYTIGMAGHIDHGKTTLTKALTSVDTDRLKEEKERSISIEPGFAPLYEDDTIEISVVDVPGHERFIRQMIAGVAGIDLVVLAVAADEGVMPQTKEHLDILSLLGISQCIVVLTKISKVEEDLREIAREEVSEELKGTEFEGSPILSADGLTGEGVTALKETIISSLKGLPSRNTAGDFRLPVDQVFTVKGQGTVVRGTIYEGSLETGQDLTILPLGIHTKAKQIQVHHRKAEMGYAGQRAAVNLPGVDHKSLKRGNVLVSSPHLFTANTIDVCIQVLHTVRYEIKQRMRVMIHTGTSEVFGKLVFFDRNKVEVGIDTDTILCQIRLDESIMVKRGDRFIIRRPSPVETIGGGWIIQPNGGNYRFGEETIGYLKSLIEGTPGERALRVLDRYKSLDRETLKKEGSLSEECMAELLKEQEWIQLSDSTITHCKIVKECRNAIKYFLLTFHEKFPLLRGVNRAELKQRLSEYPESLADYVLEDGNLVEGKGLVRLVGFTPRLPPAWEKRCNQLLDLLERDGTQVKDMEEYFERVGIPEKWQSDFNRFFVQEKKIIPLDDKKAYSSGVFNDATIRLRKHTDEAFQVGEAKEILGLSRKYMIPFLEKLDKEGVTLRIEGKRKWMGYNDKDKE; via the coding sequence ATGAGAAAGGACCATTACACGATTGGAATGGCCGGACATATCGATCATGGAAAAACCACTCTCACAAAGGCACTGACTTCGGTTGACACCGATCGGCTTAAAGAGGAAAAGGAGCGGAGTATCTCAATTGAACCTGGATTCGCTCCTTTGTATGAGGATGATACGATTGAGATTTCTGTAGTGGATGTGCCGGGTCACGAACGCTTCATCCGTCAAATGATTGCAGGTGTAGCGGGAATCGATCTTGTTGTACTCGCAGTTGCAGCTGATGAAGGAGTGATGCCGCAAACGAAAGAGCATCTAGATATTCTGTCCCTACTTGGAATAAGTCAATGCATTGTCGTCTTGACAAAAATTTCTAAAGTCGAAGAAGATTTGAGAGAGATCGCCCGGGAAGAAGTCAGCGAAGAATTGAAGGGAACCGAATTTGAAGGCTCTCCCATACTATCGGCCGACGGATTGACAGGCGAAGGAGTGACGGCCCTTAAAGAAACCATCATTTCCTCCTTGAAAGGTCTGCCTTCAAGGAATACCGCAGGGGATTTTCGATTGCCTGTTGATCAGGTCTTTACTGTAAAGGGGCAGGGAACGGTGGTGAGAGGAACGATTTATGAAGGAAGTCTGGAGACGGGTCAGGATCTGACCATTCTCCCACTGGGGATACATACAAAAGCGAAACAAATTCAGGTTCACCACCGTAAGGCAGAAATGGGATACGCCGGTCAACGGGCTGCTGTCAACCTTCCCGGTGTGGACCATAAATCCCTTAAACGGGGAAATGTACTTGTCTCTTCCCCTCACCTTTTTACGGCAAACACTATTGACGTTTGCATTCAAGTACTACATACTGTCCGTTATGAAATCAAGCAGAGAATGCGGGTCATGATCCATACAGGAACGTCTGAGGTCTTCGGGAAGCTTGTGTTCTTTGATCGAAATAAAGTGGAAGTAGGTATAGACACCGACACGATTCTATGCCAGATACGCCTTGATGAATCCATCATGGTTAAACGTGGAGACCGTTTTATTATCAGGAGGCCCTCACCGGTTGAAACCATCGGTGGAGGGTGGATCATACAGCCGAACGGAGGCAATTACCGGTTTGGAGAAGAAACGATTGGCTACCTTAAATCCCTGATTGAAGGAACCCCGGGTGAAAGGGCACTAAGAGTACTTGATCGATATAAATCCCTTGATAGGGAAACGTTGAAAAAGGAAGGATCCCTTTCAGAAGAATGTATGGCTGAGTTACTTAAGGAACAGGAATGGATTCAACTTTCTGATTCAACCATAACCCATTGTAAAATCGTTAAAGAATGCCGGAATGCGATTAAATATTTCCTATTGACGTTTCATGAGAAATTTCCCTTATTGAGGGGAGTGAATCGTGCAGAATTAAAGCAACGCTTGAGTGAATATCCTGAAAGTCTGGCAGATTATGTGTTGGAGGACGGGAATTTGGTCGAGGGAAAAGGTCTTGTTCGTTTGGTTGGTTTCACACCCCGTCTGCCACCAGCTTGGGAGAAGCGATGCAATCAGCTTCTCGATTTACTGGAAAGGGACGGCACACAGGTAAAAGACATGGAAGAGTATTTTGAGAGGGTAGGGATACCGGAGAAGTGGCAATCGGACTTCAATCGATTCTTCGTACAGGAAAAGAAAATAATACCCCTGGACGATAAGAAAGCTTATTCATCTGGGGTGTTTAACGATGCAACCATTCGCTTGAGGAAGCATACAGATGAAGCATTTCAAGTAGGGGAAGCGAAAGAAATACTCGGCTTATCCAGAAAATATATGATTCCTTTCCTGGAAAAGCTTGATAAAGAAGGGGTGACGCTTCGCATAGAAGGGAAACGAAAATGGATGGGCTATAATGATAAGGATAAAGAATAA
- a CDS encoding GNAT family N-acetyltransferase: MKIRPIEVKDAERIVEIMRQKTVLPNIIALPSLRVEKFESRLKNPSTNQHDFIAEVDGMVVGLCGLSQGLGRRSHTGSLFVFIDEQYHGRGIGTSLIQNAIDLADNWLMIERIELTVIDVNTKAKALYERLGFEDEGFKHASIVQNGRFAGEYCMARFRPGGAVKREYDNVKESTAKL, from the coding sequence ATGAAAATTCGTCCGATCGAAGTGAAAGATGCTGAAAGAATAGTAGAAATCATGCGCCAAAAGACGGTTCTACCCAATATCATCGCGTTACCGAGTTTGAGGGTCGAGAAGTTTGAATCGAGATTGAAGAACCCTTCAACCAACCAGCATGATTTTATAGCAGAAGTGGATGGGATGGTAGTGGGGCTCTGCGGATTAAGCCAAGGCCTCGGCAGACGTTCCCACACGGGAAGTTTATTCGTATTTATTGATGAGCAATATCATGGGAGGGGAATCGGAACCAGCCTCATTCAGAATGCCATCGATTTGGCGGATAATTGGTTGATGATCGAGCGTATTGAGCTGACAGTCATAGACGTTAATACCAAAGCGAAAGCTTTATATGAGAGATTGGGATTTGAAGATGAGGGGTTCAAACATGCCTCCATTGTCCAGAATGGCCGATTTGCGGGGGAATATTGCATGGCGAGATTTCGTCCGGGTGGTGCTGTTAAGAGGGAATATGATAATGTTAAGGAATCTACAGCTAAATTATAG
- a CDS encoding SCO family protein, which yields MSKTKTFIVVMTIIGVLLAGCSNSDFQAETDYEVEEFSYTNQNNKQVSLKDLKGQVWIADFIFTSCETVCPPMTFNLTKLQKKLKEEGVKDYKIVSFSVDPETDTPDALKEYISNFEADTSKWELLTGYEFDEVKDLAEHSFRSIVADDPNSDQMIHGTSFYLVNQKGTVVKTYSGNSDVPYDEIVQDMETLIKEGSE from the coding sequence ATGTCAAAAACCAAAACATTCATTGTGGTGATGACCATCATCGGGGTACTCCTTGCAGGTTGCAGCAACAGTGACTTTCAAGCAGAAACGGATTATGAAGTGGAAGAATTTTCCTATACGAATCAGAACAATAAACAAGTCAGCTTAAAAGATTTAAAGGGACAGGTCTGGATAGCCGACTTCATCTTTACCAGTTGCGAAACAGTTTGCCCGCCAATGACCTTCAACTTGACAAAGCTGCAAAAGAAGTTAAAAGAAGAAGGGGTAAAAGATTATAAAATCGTTTCCTTCAGTGTGGATCCGGAAACAGATACACCAGACGCATTAAAAGAGTACATATCAAATTTCGAAGCAGACACAAGTAAATGGGAGCTTTTGACCGGTTATGAATTCGATGAAGTGAAGGACCTTGCGGAACACTCCTTCCGTTCAATCGTAGCGGACGATCCTAATTCCGATCAGATGATTCATGGGACCAGCTTCTATCTGGTGAACCAGAAAGGGACTGTCGTTAAAACATACAGTGGCAACAGCGATGTTCCGTATGATGAAATCGTTCAGGATATGGAAACATTAATTAAAGAAGGATCTGAATAA